The Peribacillus simplex genome contains the following window.
TAAGACAATCGAATTCGAAGATGATGAAAAGCTGACTTCATTATTTACCGATGCTATCAATGAATTGAATCCTTCATTGATCATTACGTTTTACCCAGGATACAGTGTCCATCCAGACCACGAAGCAACAGCACGGGCTGTGGTTCGGGCTGTGGAAAGAATCGAAGAAAAAGAGAGACCTAAACTTCATTGTGTCGCGTTCTCCAATAACTGCATCGATGAGTTAGGACAGCCCGACATCATCCATGATATATCTGCCGTAGAAGAAAAAAAGGTAGCTGCATTCACTGCCCATCGTTCGCAAACGCAAGCAATGGTAATCGATTGGAAAGAGAAATTCGAAAATCAGGATGCTGATTTTCTCGACTGGATCCGCAAAGAACGATTATGGACCTATAAATTTTAAAGAAACCGCCAATATGGCGGTTTCTTTGTTTATGGCAAAAAAAAAGCGCCTGCTGATTACAGGCGGAGAAAAGGGGGATAATTTGGAAAATTAATCAT
Protein-coding sequences here:
- the bshB2 gene encoding bacillithiol biosynthesis deacetylase BshB2, with protein sequence MEKERHVLVIFPHPDDEAFSVSGTLALHREEGTPVTYLCLTLGEMGRNLGNPPFATRESLPKIRKKELIDAANAIGIQDLRMLGLRDKTIEFEDDEKLTSLFTDAINELNPSLIITFYPGYSVHPDHEATARAVVRAVERIEEKERPKLHCVAFSNNCIDELGQPDIIHDISAVEEKKVAAFTAHRSQTQAMVIDWKEKFENQDADFLDWIRKERLWTYKF